In the Sporosarcina sp. ANT_H38 genome, one interval contains:
- a CDS encoding ABC transporter permease, whose amino-acid sequence MTEFVPKADGIVKVEIDKTAGPWREAWNGFKKSKVAVVGMGIVFFFILLAVIGPFIALEGINDQKLPDRLLPPSSEYWLGTDDLGRDILSRIIHGARISLWVGFFSVIGSVVVGSALGIIAGYYGRWVDTIISRVFDIMLAFPSILLAIAIVSVLGPSLRNALIAIAIINIPNFGRLIRSKVLSIKEDEYITAAKGIGMKDARILFSHILPNSMAPVIVQGTLAIATAILEAAALGFLGLGAEAPMPEWGKMLADSKSYLHSAPWTMIFPGMAIMLTVLGFNLMGDGLRDALDPKMKS is encoded by the coding sequence GCGTGAAGCTTGGAATGGCTTTAAAAAGAGTAAAGTGGCAGTTGTCGGTATGGGTATCGTATTTTTCTTTATCTTGCTAGCTGTAATTGGTCCATTTATTGCTTTAGAGGGCATTAACGATCAAAAATTACCGGACCGACTTCTCCCTCCTTCCAGTGAATATTGGCTTGGTACAGATGATCTTGGAAGGGATATTCTTTCTCGAATTATCCATGGTGCGCGGATATCATTATGGGTTGGATTCTTTTCTGTTATCGGATCGGTAGTTGTAGGAAGTGCATTAGGTATCATAGCGGGTTATTACGGTAGATGGGTTGATACGATTATTTCACGTGTATTCGACATCATGCTTGCATTTCCTTCTATCTTATTGGCCATTGCGATTGTTTCCGTACTTGGTCCGAGTCTGCGAAATGCGCTTATCGCAATCGCAATAATTAATATACCGAACTTTGGAAGGCTCATTCGTTCAAAAGTATTAAGTATTAAAGAAGATGAATATATTACTGCTGCAAAGGGAATTGGTATGAAAGATGCAAGGATTCTATTTTCCCACATATTACCGAACTCTATGGCGCCGGTAATTGTTCAAGGAACACTAGCAATTGCAACGGCAATCCTTGAAGCAGCTGCACTAGGGTTTTTGGGACTTGGTGCAGAAGCGCCGATGCCCGAGTGGGGGAAAATGTTAGCAGATTCAAAAAGCTATCTCCATTCAGCCCCATGGACGATGATTTTCCCAGGTATGGCAATTATGCTTACCGTGCTGGGCTTTAACTTAATGGGTGATGGTTTACGTGATGCACTCGATCCTAAGATGAAGAGTTAA